The following are from one region of the Candidatus Dadabacteria bacterium genome:
- a CDS encoding co-chaperone GroES yields the protein MKIRPLYDKVLIKCLDMSETTEGGIIIPDTAAEKPQQAEVVAVGKGRPIENGEIFPLDVKEGDRVLFGKYSGNEVSLGGEDYLIIAEHEILAVIED from the coding sequence ATGAAGATAAGACCGCTATATGACAAGGTCTTGATAAAGTGTCTTGATATGTCTGAGACGACGGAAGGGGGAATCATAATCCCCGACACCGCCGCTGAGAAACCCCAGCAGGCGGAGGTTGTTGCCGTGGGAAAGGGAAGGCCTATTGAAAACGGAGAAATTTTTCCGCTTGACGTCAAGGAAGGCGACAGGGTTCTTTTCGGGAAATACAGCGGAAACGAGGTTTCCCTCGGCGGCGAGGATTACCTGATTATCGCCGAACACGAAATACTCGCGGTAATAGAAGACTAA
- the groL gene encoding chaperonin GroEL: MAKDLLFDTEAREKVLEGVNKLAAAVRATLGPRGRNVLIEKTFGAPVVTKDGVSVAKEVELEDKFENMGAQMVKEVASKTSDVAGDGTTTATILAQAIYREGIKLVAAGHDPMKLKRGIDQSVEVVTDSIRKSSKQVKGRTEIAQVATVSANGDGNVGSIIADAMEKVGKDGVITVEEGRSLDTELDVVEGMQFDRGYLSPYFVTEPEKMTVELEDPLILLFDKKIANMKDLLPLLEEAARSTKPLLIIAEDVEGEALATLVVNKIRGTIKVAAIKAPGFGDRRKDMLEDIAVLTGGQVISEEAGMKLENAKITDLGKAKRVVIDRDDTTLVGGSGTRSAIEGRIGQIKNQIGIASGEYDREKLQERLAKLAGGVAVIRVGAATETEMKEKKDRVEDALNATRAAVEEGIVPGGGVAFIRAIGAVSKYGGADSEEQAGVNIVKKALEEPLRGIASNAGWDGSIVVEKVINQKGSNGFDAAKLEYTDLIKAGILDPAKVTRTAMQNAASVAGLLLTTEALVVDIEKDDSGAGVPPGGPMGMGGMM, translated from the coding sequence ATGGCAAAGGATCTGTTATTTGACACTGAGGCCAGAGAGAAGGTTCTCGAGGGCGTTAACAAGCTCGCGGCCGCTGTAAGGGCGACGCTGGGTCCCAGGGGACGCAACGTGCTCATAGAGAAAACGTTCGGAGCTCCGGTAGTAACCAAGGACGGGGTTTCCGTGGCTAAGGAAGTGGAACTTGAGGACAAGTTCGAGAACATGGGAGCCCAGATGGTGAAGGAAGTCGCCTCGAAAACAAGCGACGTCGCGGGAGACGGCACCACCACAGCCACCATACTGGCCCAGGCCATATACCGCGAAGGAATAAAGCTGGTGGCCGCGGGACACGACCCCATGAAGCTTAAAAGGGGAATAGACCAGTCGGTCGAGGTTGTGACCGACAGCATAAGGAAATCAAGCAAGCAGGTAAAGGGCCGCACGGAGATAGCCCAGGTTGCCACGGTTTCCGCAAACGGTGACGGCAATGTCGGAAGCATCATAGCCGACGCCATGGAGAAGGTAGGAAAGGACGGCGTTATAACCGTGGAAGAGGGAAGAAGTCTCGACACGGAGCTTGACGTTGTGGAGGGAATGCAGTTTGACAGAGGATACCTGAGCCCCTACTTCGTAACCGAGCCCGAGAAGATGACGGTTGAGCTTGAGGATCCGCTCATCCTGCTTTTCGACAAGAAGATAGCTAACATGAAGGATCTTCTCCCGCTTCTTGAGGAAGCGGCGAGAAGCACCAAGCCCCTTCTGATAATCGCCGAGGACGTCGAGGGAGAGGCCCTCGCGACTCTCGTCGTTAACAAGATCAGGGGAACGATAAAGGTCGCGGCCATAAAGGCTCCCGGGTTCGGGGACCGCAGGAAGGACATGCTCGAGGACATAGCCGTTCTCACCGGAGGACAGGTTATATCCGAAGAGGCCGGCATGAAGCTTGAAAACGCGAAGATAACCGATCTCGGAAAGGCGAAAAGGGTCGTCATAGACCGCGACGACACCACGCTGGTCGGAGGCTCGGGCACCAGAAGCGCCATAGAGGGCCGCATAGGCCAGATCAAGAACCAGATAGGGATAGCAAGCGGCGAGTACGACCGCGAGAAGCTCCAGGAGCGCCTCGCCAAGCTCGCCGGAGGCGTGGCCGTGATTAGGGTAGGGGCCGCCACCGAGACCGAGATGAAAGAGAAAAAGGACAGGGTTGAGGACGCCTTAAACGCCACCCGGGCAGCGGTCGAGGAAGGAATAGTTCCGGGCGGAGGCGTTGCCTTCATAAGGGCCATAGGCGCGGTCAGCAAGTACGGCGGCGCGGACTCGGAGGAGCAGGCGGGAGTCAACATCGTAAAGAAAGCGCTTGAGGAGCCCCTTAGGGGAATAGCTTCCAACGCTGGATGGGACGGTTCCATAGTGGTCGAGAAGGTAATCAACCAGAAGGGCTCAAACGGCTTTGACGCCGCGAAGCTCGAGTACACGGACCTCATAAAGGCCGGTATCCTCGATCCCGCGAAAGTGACCAGGACCGCCATGCAGAACGCGGCAAGCGTCGCGGGCCTTCTGCTTACCACAGAGGCGCTCGTGGTCGACATTGAGAAAGATGATTCGGGCGCGGGAGTGCCTCCGGGCGGACCGATGGGCATGGGCGGCATGATGTAA